One Roseovarius bejariae genomic region harbors:
- a CDS encoding helix-turn-helix domain-containing protein, producing the protein MTIAKITDRKSYDAAMARIEELWGAPQGTDMGAELDQLVDTVEAYESAMVGPLCSDPIELLKAHMQAHGLTQTDLATVLGSKSRASEIMNRKRQLSKEHIHKIHQAWRIPADLLVVPNELSGSA; encoded by the coding sequence ATGACGATCGCCAAGATTACCGACCGGAAGAGCTACGATGCCGCTATGGCGCGGATCGAGGAACTCTGGGGCGCACCTCAGGGGACCGACATGGGCGCCGAGCTTGATCAGCTGGTTGATACTGTCGAGGCCTATGAGAGCGCCATGGTGGGTCCGCTCTGCTCGGATCCCATTGAGCTTCTCAAGGCACATATGCAGGCGCACGGCCTGACCCAGACCGATCTCGCCACGGTGCTTGGCTCCAAGTCACGCGCCTCGGAAATCATGAACCGCAAGCGGCAGCTGAGCAAGGAGCACATCCACAAGATTCACCAGGCCTGGCGCATACCAGCCGATCTTCTCGTGGTGCCAAACGAGCTTTCGGGGTCGGCCTGA